AGGTGCTGGCcggctccctcctcctcctcgctgccCGGCTCCTCAGCCTGCAGCAAGCCACACGCTCCGTGGCCATCTGAGCCGCAGGGAAACAGGCAGGGACACCCCAGCGCTCTGCCATCTGCAGCTTCTTTGGGACTGACCTTTCTGCCACCCCGTgccccacacacccagctgcaggcccCCTGCATTGCAGTCCCTGCTGCTGGGAGGGTAGTGGGTAGGGGGCAGAGGCTAAAGCCCCACAGCAGCAGGCCCAGACTGACTCTCCACCCCCTGGTGCTGCTGGCTACAGCCTGGATTCCCTGAGTTCTTGGGGCTGAGCCAGTGACTTGGGGATGGACCTGGCGGCCAGCTCCCCTCGATCCAATGGACCCTGGCTACGATGGAGGCCAGCCTGTTAGAGGGGGCCTACACCCTCCCCACACAGAGCCAGGCAGCTGCAGGGAGAATGATGGAGACAAGGTGAGAGCACAGGGCCGCTGCACCATGCTCAGCCATGGCTCGTGGAAGACCTGGACAACAGAGCACCCGTCACAGCAGGGCCAAGCCTGGGGTGAAGGAAGCAGGGCCAAGGAGCAGTCAGCCCCAGCCTGAGGCTCCTCTGCTTGCAGCCtgccacagccccctgctgccgGGGCTGCCACTGCTTCAGCCGCCCTCCCACTGCCAGAGCATCTGGCCTCCTGTCCTCTGCCCAGCATGTCCCAATAAAAGGTTCCTCTCTGATTCCATAGCTAGCACCTGTCTGtccccagagcctcccacccctcccaggccccaGGCTACCACAACCCCTGGGGGCTGAGAGAACTGGAGGCCCGGCCTCTGCCTGCACGGCCTTGCAGCCACCCCTCTGCCGCaaggtgttagagagcttattccttcactctcccacttccctggttcttctcgcatgaacagagagcaacaatacccgaagtccgaaggtgcaaacaattcgatgtttattggggtgaacttccagcaagctaaatacaagttcctttttccttattttcgaatcccaacttacttcctgtttgtccctaatttatatagtaatattcttagctataccgacaggtttcagaggaacagccgtgttagtctgtattcgcaaaaagaaaaggagtacttgtggcaccttagagactaaccaatttatttgagcatgagctttcgtgagctacagctcacttcatctgatgaagtgagttgtagctcacgaaagctcatgctcaaataaattggttagtctctaaggtgccacaagtactccttttcttttagctataccttaaccaatcattctactaaaatttaactaaccaatcctaacatattgtaacatgatcagctaaccaattatatcccaccaccttaattagattacacccagcaaaattaattatacagcagacagaaacaatcacagaaccagacagagattatacagacaaacaataacaaagtgggaactataatgacaaaacaatacaggagtgaggatttcacatcccagtactgataagtgagttcttgccagacaggatgctgtttccttttacattctctaggcactccctttctctggaggtgataggcattatcaggacaggattgtattcaggacaggattgtattcctaacagcccaatagcaccttctttcaatgtgactagtttggaatgtgaggatgtgacctgtcgcttcccagcttatggctgcctctgctgcttagccaaaggccttagcctaagcacagggcctcagactgtcacagtaagaaaaggcccttacactggcagacagtgattttgattctttcttttatacctctaactagccaagtgataagaatacacctaaattcttaaagtataggcctttatagacaggcctgaatatctatatcctaacacaagGGCTGCTGCAGCACTGCCTTGGCCCCAGGGGCTGGATCTCCCGgcctgggaaggagcagggctgagCAGCACCCGGAACCCCTCTCCGTATGCCCCATCCGGCTGCGGCGCAGCGGTGCCTCTTGCTGAAGAAACTGAATTTTGGCAGCCATGGTGCAGTGCGCTCCTgaccagctggagccctgcactAATACAGCCTTAGCAGACAAACCCCTAAGCCAGGCCAGGAGCTTGTTCTTTATTTAGCCACAGGGAAGTAGAGCAGCCTCTCCAAGGCTCCAGGCGCCCCCACATCAACCCACAACTGCAGCCAGCCCCAGGAAAGGGAGCGTTCAACCAAGAACTGCAGAGACTCCATCGTGgggtgccccagccctgcccccttacACCAGGGCTCTCTCAGCATGGCCCCCGGTGGGCTGCTCCATAGCACGTTCCAGGGGCTCAGTACCCGCATGGAGAATGCCCTGCCCCCCCCGTATCACTGGGACCCAGCTGTGGCAGCACCGCATGGGCAGGGTCAATCCCTCAGGCGGGCCGCTTAGGGCTTGTGGGTCACaaccaacaccttaaactccagccagagcccacaggcAGGCTGCAGATCCGGGGGCATGGGGTCACGTGCGCCCAGGAAGCACAGCGGGATTCAGTGCCTGAAGGAAGCTGCCCAGCTGGCAGCTGAGGGGACTGGCTGTCAGCTCCAGCAACCAACGGGTGCAAACCTGCCGCGCCAGCAAAGGCACTGAGCAAAGCACGCTGCACCAGCGCTTCCAGCCCTGCATCCTCTACAGCAGACTCCAGAGCCTGGAGCCCAGCTGCCAGGCTCCAGGGCGTAGGTCCTCACACGTTCCCTGGGTGTAGCGGGCACCCAGGAATCCTAGAGCTGTTGGTCACGCTGCCCTGTGTGCAGGGCCCATGGCGCACATCCCTATGGGCAGGGATCCGCGGCTCCCGGCCTTGCCCCCAGGCCCCTGGGAAGCTGTCACCCTAGATTGTGGGATACCTCCAGAGGCACTGTGGGAAGAGGGGCCAAGGCCCTGTTTCAactggcagcagcactgcatcCACAGACGTCTCTGGCAGCGTGGGGAAGGCCTGCTCCTGTGTTTGGAGCAGTGAGCAGCTTCTGGCTGGGCCGGTGAAGTGTAGACAGGtgagcaggaggctcaggggcaGTGCAGCCCAGCATGGCTCAGTCATCGGGCTGGGTAATGCAACCACTAGGGCCATGCCCCGTTTAACTCCCACTGCCATGGCCCTGGCTGGCTCCATTCCCCGAGTGGGGCTGGCCCAGACAGGCAAGCCCCGACTCCGCTGCACTGTGGCTGGAGCCGGCCATGTGGGCCAAGTGGCTGTGGTTCCCATGTGGGTGGCCAGCCAGTGGCATCCTGCTGGGCAGGCTGGGCCCCCAGCTCGCGCTGGGATGTTCGATCCTTGCTTGGCAGCCCTGGGCTCCGAAGGGCAGAGGCGGGGACAGTCTCCTGTCTGGCCTGGGTgcacccctcctgccctctctagGGTGCAGCACCTCGCTCCCGCCTGCACTGCTCGGCCACAAATTTCAGCTTGTTGGCTGCCAGCTGGGTGTCCTGTGCGGAGACGTCACAGTGCCAGACGGCCCGCAGGGAGCGCGCGGCCCATGGGAACAGCCGCACGCTGACAGCACGCCCTGTCTCAGCCACCTCCTCCTCGCTCACCGCCTGCATGCGCTCACACAGCTCCTCAGGGGACAGCCAGGGCACAGCCACCGTCACCAGCACCATGTTGGTCTCCACGGCCGAGGGGTCGACGGAGCAGATGGGCGAGCCAAGCTCCCAGACGCCTGGGGGTGAAGGACACATGCTGTTAGGCTGTGCCTGAACGAGCGCCAGGCTTGCCCCCCATGGCGCAGAGGGATTCTGCAGGCCCTGGGGTAAAACAGTGAGGGGCCCATCCCTCCTCTGCTCacaggagatggggctgggggagctgcagggaaggcACCAGGTTCCCCTTTTGACCCTCCTGGGAGCCCCTAGCTGGATCCCTTACCCTCCCAGGGCAGGCAAACCCCACAGCCTTTCTGTGCCCAAGCTGAGCTCCCAGGCCTGAGCCAGGCACGTGCTGAGGGACAAAGAGGAGGATGGggccaggacaccagggttaTCCCTGACTGAACTGGGCCAACCTCAGCTTCCCCGAGCCAGGGGCAATGTGTCCTGGGCTCCTGCCCAGCAGGGTCCAGcctatcccctcccccacccatagGCACAAAGCCCTTGGCCTCGCTTCTGGAGCAGGGCACCTGCCGGCACCTTGGGCGAAGCTGCGGGCGTTGCCGTGGTCTCTCTGCAGCGTCTCCTCCATGCGCTCCAGCCCTACGCGGGCAGCTGCCGCCAGCACCCCTGCCTGGCGCATCCCTCCACCAAGCAGCTTCCGCATGCGCCAGGCCTCTGCCACGAACTCTCTGCAACCAGCAACCAGTGCTCCGGCCGGGgcacccagcccctgcactgCCAAGAGAGGAAGTCAGAGCTGGCCCCCAAGGGAACCACCCCGTGCCCCAAAGGGGCCTCCCACCCTGACTCCTGGGTATCTGCTGCCTGTCCCAGAGTGGGCTCCCCCTGGAGCTGTCTCATGCCCCtcccagctggccctggggacctgCTCCGTGGTGCATCATCTTCCCTGCACCCCCTGTCTCCGGACACACCTTGGAGAAGCAGAGGGAGACGGAGTCGCAGTGCTGGGTGATCTGAGCCGGGGCGATGCCTTGGGCCACAGCTGCATTCATCAGCCGTGCCCCGTCCATGTGGATATGCAGCCTGTAGCGGTCAGCAAGCAGGCGCACCTGGAGAGGAGAACGTGGTGAGGCCGGGGCCAGTGGAAGCAGCTGGATGCGGAGCCCCAGAGAGCTGCCAGAGGCTGGACTCAGGGCCCATGGCAAGGCTGTGGCTTTGTGTAGcctgctgccccaccctgccctcgACACCCAGCCCAGCCACTCAGTCTCAGATAAGGCCCTGCCTTTGGGGCCGAGCACACGTGGGTGGCTGCATCCTCCAGCCAGCGCACCCCTGTGATACAGGGCACAGAGGGCAGTTGGCCCAGCTGCTCCGAGTTAGCAGGCGGGGCAGGAGTTGGCTCTTGAACCACCAGACCAGGAGCCCCAGACGGCGCCTTGGGGCTGAGGCCAGGGCCGGTGGTGCCGCCCCACAGGAAGCTTCTCATGCCAGCTCCAGGAGCCAGGCAGCGGGACGGGCTGCGCTGAGAACAGCGCACTCGTGGACTGCGAGACGCACCTCCCTGAGGTAGGCAAGGGGGAGCACCCGGCCCCCTGCAGAGTTGTGGGTGTTCTCCAGGCAGATGAGCACTGAGCGAGGGTGGTACCGGCTGCCATAACCCGCACGGACTGTCGACTCCAGCTCGTCGAGGTCCAAGGTGCCATCTGGCAGATTCTGCAGCACCTGGGAATGGACCCCAGCTACCTATGCCCGGGACAGCATGGTGAGTGTGGGCAGGCCCGAGGGCACCCAAAGCCACGCTCTGTCCCAGCGAGCCATGTTCACCAGAGTGGGAAAGAAACATCTGACCATGGCTCACTTCCACATATAACTCCAAGGtgtccccgccccacccctgctccaaacCTATCCTACCCCCACTACATCTCCATCCCACACCTCCCCGATCTCTCCCAGCCCAGGGTGTTCCCGGGACTCCTGTGCTCAGCCCTTGCACCCTGATGCTACCCGCAGTGTGGCCTTCTGCCATGGCCTGCGGCTGCTGAGCACATCACCCGAGTGAGGGGTTGAGCCCTGGGTTTGCACAGAACCAGCCCCATGACCGCTCATTTAACAGCAAGCCAAGAAAAGCCGGAGCCTTGGTAGAGGCCTGAAGCACCAGAGGccgagggggtggggcaggggacagcCGGGCACCCCGGGGCGGAGGAACACAGAGCTCCTCGGGCAAAGC
This genomic interval from Caretta caretta isolate rCarCar2 chromosome 14, rCarCar1.hap1, whole genome shotgun sequence contains the following:
- the LOC125621261 gene encoding uncharacterized protein LOC125621261 isoform X1; protein product: MRQAMAQAEVGDDDYGEDPTVNELQHVAAQLLGTEEALFVPTSTMANLIAVMCHCQRRGAQLLVGREAHLHVFEQGGVAQVAGVHSQVLQNLPDGTLDLDELESTVRAGYGSRYHPRSVLICLENTHNSAGGRVLPLAYLREVRLLADRYRLHIHMDGARLMNAAVAQGIAPAQITQHCDSVSLCFSKGLGAPAGALVAGCREFVAEAWRMRKLLGGGMRQAGVLAAAARVGLERMEETLQRDHGNARSFAQGVWELGSPICSVDPSAVETNMVLVTVAVPWLSPEELCERMQAVSEEEVAETGRAVSVRLFPWAARSLRAVWHCDVSAQDTQLAANKLKFVAEQCRRERGAAP
- the LOC125621261 gene encoding uncharacterized protein LOC125621261 isoform X2 is translated as MTTMGRTRRSMVAGVHSQVLQNLPDGTLDLDELESTVRAGYGSRYHPRSVLICLENTHNSAGGRVLPLAYLREVRLLADRYRLHIHMDGARLMNAAVAQGIAPAQITQHCDSVSLCFSKGLGAPAGALVAGCREFVAEAWRMRKLLGGGMRQAGVLAAAARVGLERMEETLQRDHGNARSFAQGVWELGSPICSVDPSAVETNMVLVTVAVPWLSPEELCERMQAVSEEEVAETGRAVSVRLFPWAARSLRAVWHCDVSAQDTQLAANKLKFVAEQCRRERGAAP